The following coding sequences lie in one Crassostrea angulata isolate pt1a10 chromosome 10, ASM2561291v2, whole genome shotgun sequence genomic window:
- the LOC128165694 gene encoding trimeric intracellular cation channel type 1B.1-like — protein MDPQTFLDIATKVTKLKMYPYFDIAHYTLMCVAARDDVPANSSGGTVFSRKHPLSCWVSSMLLCFAGSLIANFLLGEPILTPFKDHKALLTASVVWYLVFYSPFDIVYKMVKFLPCKLAIAGLKEVQRAHKVYHGVVYTAKIYPNSVLIILFIGTIKGAGSGLMKTFERLVRGLWIPGTNEVLQPSFVTKACFLASLVFLMEKMNYITAPHALVYFGVVIFFVYFKLSALLLGIHDPFAPFENLFCAVFMGGMWDAMRRAVATEPKKEEKDADIPAAKSREDKKND, from the exons ATGGATCCACAGACGTTTCTTGATATCGCCACGAAGGTGACGAAGTTAAAGATGTATCCGTATTTCGACATTGCCCACTACACTTTAATGTGTGTCGCTGCAAGGGATGATGTACCAGCGAACTCCTCTG GAGGAACAGTGTTTTCCAGGAAGCACCCTCTCTCCTGCTGGGTGTCATCCATGCTGCTTTGTTTCGCCGGAAGTTTAATAGCCAACTTTTTACTGGGGGAGCCGATTCTTACCCCATTCAAAGACCACAAAGCACTGCTGACGGCCTCTGTTGTATG gTACTTGGTGTTTTATTCTCCTTTTGATATTGTGTATAAGATGGTGAAATTTTTACCTTGTAAACTGGCCATTGCGGGTCTGAAGGAAGTTCAGCGGGCACACAAAGTGTACCATGGGGTGGTGTACACGGCCAAGATCTACCCCAACTCAGTTTTAATTATCCTATTCATCGGAACAATCAAAG GAGCTGGAAGTGGTTTGATGAAGACGTTTGAGCGCTTGGTGCGTGGTTTGTGGATTCCCGGAACCAACGAAGTCTTGCAACCCTCTTT TGTCACTAAGGCCTGTTTCCTAGCCTCGCTGGTGTTCCTGATGGAGAAGATGAACTACATCACAGCCCCCCACGCCCTGGTCTACTTCGGTGTGGTCATTTTCTTTGTGTACTTCAAACTCTCTGCCCTTCTGCTTGGTATCCACGACCCCTTCGCTCCATTTGAGAACTTGTTCTGTGCAGTATTTATGGGAGGAATGTGGGACGCCATGCGGCGAGCAGTCGCCACAGAGCCCAAAAAGGAAGAGAAAGACGCCGACATTCCAGCAGCAAAATCTCGGGAGGACAAAAAGAATGACTGA
- the LOC128166051 gene encoding protein O-linked-mannose beta-1,2-N-acetylglucosaminyltransferase 1-like, which yields MKMLRRKKWLTRLLQSGVLLILVVTAIINISFIMNRHERKDGYRESKTREDSVPEGDGPPTQLSLGVTSSKSLVYVTVNGQTVYQDDDFDVNRGIHLLVLNQATGKVMAKQVFDTYSSGEDQAMLDFIDRISKNRILVFTIKDEGSFQLKPEARSALRGMGSVTGEKLAFRDMWIFICYKGGQVVSERHSKADKMGEWGERITVEEVLKLVPLQDTKCPWSTTDSKRQEFCDKVEGYSRVCDCDDPAPLTFHPPKLEVDNLKNVAITVIASNRPQYLYRMLVRLLGTSGVRANMITVFIDGFFQEPLEVTRLLGLRGIQHTPQGKKNARVSQHYKASLTATFDLHPEALYTIVIEEDLDVSPDFFNYFSQTLHLMEKDSSLYCISAWNDQGYSHSCKDPRKLYRVETMPGLGWLLKKKLFKDELEKQWPSSDKQWDWDMWMRLPTVRKNRECIIPDVSRTYHFGSKGLNMNPYFQEVYFKKHSIVNESNVALKDLDRMTADKYEVMINEILKSGVVVDHSKDPCDSGLVPDNKDTVHVMYIQMQHPTDFTTWKQLAKCYHLWDLDVRGFHKSMWRLYLNGTPVILVGVPASPYHSHKPDSVKPFALEEPSKKAKAQ from the exons ATGAAAATGCTCAGGAGGAAGAAATGGCTCACAAGACTTTTACAG AGTGGTGTGCTGTTAATCTTGGTGGTGACTgctattataaatatttcattcataatGAACAGGCATGAGAGGAAAGATGGTTACAGAG AGAGTAAAACAAGGGAGGACTCGGTACCTGAGGGGGACGGGCCTCCCACACAGCTATCCCTGGGGGTCACCTCTAGCAAGTCCCTGGTCTACGTCACCGTCAACGGACAAACG GTTTATCAAGATGATGATTTTGATGTCAACAGGGGAATCCATTTACTTGTCCTGAACCAGGCTACT GGCAAGGTGATGGCCAAGCAGGTGTTTGACACTTACAGCTCTGGGGAAGACCAAGCCATGCTGGACTTCATTGACAGAATCTCCAAAAACCGCATTCTTGTCTTCACGATCAAA GATGAGGGTTCCTTTCAGCTGAAGCCTGAGGCCCGGTCAGCTCTGAGGGGTATGGGGAGTGTGACGGGGGAGAAACTGGCATTCCGAGACATGTGGATATTTATCTGTTACAAAGGGG gtcaagtTGTCAGTGAGCGACACAGTAAAGCCGACAAGATGGGGGAATGGGGCGAGAGAATCACGGTGGAGGAGGTCCTTAAACTGGTGCCCCTGCAAG ATACTAAGTGTCCTTGGTCTACCACTGATAGTAAGCGACAGGAGTTCTGTGATAAGGTCGAGGGGTACAGCCGAGTGTGTGACTGCGACGACCCCGCCCCACTCACATTCCATCCACCTAAG TTAGAGGTGGACAATCTGAAGAATGTGGCAATAACTGTGATAGCCAGCAACCGTCCACAGTACCTATATAG GATGCTGGTCAGACTGTTAGGTACGTCTGGAGTCCGAGCCAACATGATCACGGTGTTCATCGATGGATTCTTCCAG GAGCCCCTGGAGGTGACCAGACTGCTCGGGTTGAGAGGGATACAGCACACACCCCAGGGGAAGAAGAACGCCAGGGTCAGCCAGCACTACAAGGCCAGCCTCACTGCCACCTTTGACCTTCACCCA GAGGCTTTGTATACCATTGTCATTGAGGAAGATCTAGATGTGTCACCAGACTTTTTCAA TTACTTCAGTCAGACCCTGCACCTGATGGAGAAGGACAGCAGTTTGTACTGTATCTCTGCTTGGAACGACCAG GGTTACTCCCACTCGTGTAAGGACCCACGTAAGCTGTACCGGGTGGAGACCATGCCGGGGCTGGGCTGGCTGCTGAAGAAGAAACTCTTCAAGGACGAACTGGAGAAACAGTGGCCCTCTTCTGACAAA CAGTGGGACTGGGACATGTGGATGCGTCTCCCCACGGTCAGGAAGAACCGGGAGTGTATCATTCCGGACGTCTCCCGCACCTATCACTTTGGATCTAAAGGACTCAACATGAATCCGTACTTCCAAGAAGTCTATTTCAAAAAACACTCAATTGTTAACGAATCTAACGTCGCTCTGAAGGACCTAGACAG GATGACAGCTGACAAATACGAAGTGATGATAAATGAGATCCTGAAGTCAGGGGTAGTAGTGGACCACAGCAAGGACCCGTGTGATAGCGGGCTGGTCCCCGACAACAAG GATACTGTACATgtcatgtacatacaaatgcAACATCCCACAGATTTTACCACCTGGAAACAACTCGCcaag TGCTACCATTTGTGGGATCTAGATGTGCGAGGATTTCACAAG AGTATGTGGAGACTCTACCTGAATGGAACACCTGTAATACTAGTGGGGGTACCTGCCTCCCCCTACCa CTCGCATAAACCAGACAGTGTGAAGCCATTTGCACTGGAGGAACCATCAAAGAAAGCCAAGGCCCAGTAG
- the LOC128164536 gene encoding uncharacterized protein LOC128164536, with translation MESFPVEICGGLQHMSESVFVVLCEILGTPQEVAIRRETQDIVEMVERRVTPYDGTIEMMSGSMREGFRLEGSDLDWMYWPNNHRVIMDMSQSEYYNTANTTLILADSPESPPGFTLLQLLTPTTNRKVCSACVRMNGKVHISSSLYRQLTCSAAVPNSTVHGPCASGNLAGREYDTAYCFVCDFWPLSASSWKDRCHAWPDPEVVNDIVRNGCHFVAIGHLFGSHEYEEWRISFSQAEYKCVSAMNHSQFLTYGLLKLFLKEVINEQSEETNKLLCSYHMKTTVFWAIQQNTLPHWCPQNLLVGFWVCFKLLLKWVYEGICPNFFIPQNNLFLTKVHGSAQNRLFLELHELYKKGLACLLQSSSIRFFIIDVLYNPRAFVLTDESLIMPEVDYDIELFNTMFTNVGSGKHRYIKAIHTIEQCVDSHLTHCQVVTLQRLTASALQRIAFILHNMYTNTGVNKQMYIADKMSYHMLKLAAKFGCVSDMLYIAMYYYKTLRYREALSVIEMTKVKLAQPYLMYRRRVDRERYTEAVGGQSWSTKTRQAGARDIRLYNRICYINELIPEQQSALQNRMPTLYIPVFVMLHFLEFLCYRHIDTKLSRAALDELQVLVHHDQGLYVRDIYRDISWEMLGICQQITGNHQAALYSYQQSLLTQYPLHNIQTATQRRIQDMIQSTPYQ, from the exons ATGGAGTCTTTCCCAGTGGAAAT ATGTGGGGGACTCCAGCACATGTCAGAGTCAGTGTTCGTGGTTCTGTGTGAGATACTGGGGACCCCACAAGAGGTGGCCATTAGGAGGGAGACACAGGACATCGTGGAAATGGTGGAGAGACGAGTGACACCTTATGATGGGACCATTGAGATGATGAGTGGAAGTATGAGGGAAGGATTCAGACTAGAGGGATCAGATCTGGACTGGATGTACTGGCCAAACAACCACCGAGTGATCATGGACATGTCTCAGTCTGAGTATTACAACACAGCCAATACAACCTTGATTCTTGCTGACAGTCCtgagagtccaccaggattcactCTACTTCAGTTACTAACACCAACAACAAACAGAAAAGTCTGTTCAGCATGTGTCAGAATGAATGGCAAAGTCCATATATCTAGTTCTTTATACAGACAGTTAACTTGTTCAGCAGCAGTGCCTAATTCTACTGTACATGGACCCTGTGCTAGTGGTAATCTAGCAGGGAGAGAATATGACACTGCCTACTGTTTTGTTTGTGACTTCTGGCCTCTGTCTGCCTCCTCATGGAAAGACAGATGTCATGCATGGCCTGATCCTGAAGTTGTCAATGACATTGTCAGAAATGGATGTcactttgtagcaataggacacCTATTTGGATCCCATGAATATGAAGAatggagaatttctttttcacaAGCAGAGTATAAATGTGTATCAGCAATGAACCACAGTCAGTTTTTGACTTATGGATTGTTAAAGCTGTTCTTAAAAGAAGTTATAAATGAACAATCAGAAGAAACCAATAAACTGCTGTGTTCCTATCACATGAAGACAACAGTTTTCTGGGcaattcaacaaaacacactaCCTCACTGGTGTCCACAAAACCTCCTAGTCggtttctgggtctgctttaAACTCCTCCTTAAATGGGTGTATGAGGGGATCTGTCCTAACTTTTTCATCCCACAAAACAACCTGTTTCTGACAAAGGTTCATGGCTCAGCACAAAACAGATTGTTCCTAGAGttacatgaattgtacaagAAAGGTCTGGCCTGTCTGTTACAGAGTTCCTCTATCAGGTTCTTCATCATTGATGTCCTGTACAATCCTAGAGCTTTTGTTTTAACAGATGAGAGTTTAATTATGCCTGAAGTTGACTATGATATAGAACTTTTCAACACAATGTTTACTAATGTAGGATCAGGTAAACACCGATATATAAAAGCCATACACACAATAGAACAGTGTGTAGATTCACACCTTACACACTGTCAAGTTGTCACGTTACAGAGACTTACAGCCTCTGCCCTTCAGCGCATTGCTtttatattacacaacatgtacACTAATACAGGTGTCAACAAACAGATGTATATTGCAGACAAAATGTCCTATCACATGCTGAAATTAGCAGCCAAGTTTGGGTGTGTATCTGACATGTTGTACATTGCtatgtattattacaagacaCTCAGATACAGGGAAGCTTTATCTGTTATAGAGATGACAAAGGTCAAGTTAGCACAGCCATATCTGATGTATAGGAGACGTGTAGACAGAGAGAGGTATACTGAGGCTGTAGGGGGACAGTCCTGGTCTACAAAGACGAGACAGGCTGGAGCACGGGATATTAGACTTTACAACAGAATCTGTTATATCAATGAACTAATACCAGAACAACAGTCTGCTCTACAGAACAGAATGCCTACGTTATATATCCCAGTGTTTGTGATGTTACACTTCCTAGAGTTCTTGTGTTACAGACACATAGATACAAAATTATCACGAGCCGCTCTAGATGAGCTACAGGTCCTAGTCCACCATGATCAGGGACTGTATGTACGTGATATATACAGAGACATCTCCTGGGAGATGctggggatctgtcaacagatcacaGGGAACCACCAGGCTGCTCTATACTCATATCAACAGTCACTTCTCACACAGTATCCACTTCACAACATACAAACTGCAACACAGAGGAGAATTCAGGATATGATTCAGTCAACACCATACCAGTAA